aacatatgctgagcacttgttggctgattttccttcactctgcggtccaactcatcccaaaccatctcaattgggttgaggtcgggtgattgtggaggccaggtcaccttgatgcatcactctccttcttggtcaaatagcccttatacagcctggaggtgtgttgggtccttgtcctgttgaaaaataaaagtatagtcccactaagcgcttgaagaaactttgaaagttcttgacattttacatattgactgactgaccatgtctgaaagtaataatggactgttgtttctctttgcttatttgagctgttcttgccataatatggacttggtcttttaccaaataggcctatcttctgtataccacccctaccttgtcacaacacaactgattggctcaaatgcattaagaagaaaataaattccacaaattaacattttaacaaggcacacctgttaattgaaatgctttccaggtgactacctcacgaagctggttgagagaatgccaagagtgtgcaaagctgtcatcaaggcaaagggtggctactttgaagaatctcaaatattttgatttgattaacaccttttttggttacttcatgattccatatgtgttatttcatagttctgatgtcttcaccattattctacaatagtagaaataaagaaaaacccttgaatgagtaggtgtgtccaaacctttgactggtactgtatatatcataattttgagtcttttttttttttcttttttacataAGCGGCCTGGAAAAGCACTTAGGCAGCCCGCCCAAGTCTTTTCTATGCAGAAAAAAACCCTGGCTGCTGTACTTTTTAACAGAGTATTAGGTATTCTGCACAGTGGCTGTTAGACTGGCTGTGGGTTAGGTTTGATTGGGTTTgcctttattttttacaatgttgTAGTACTGAAAAAGGACTACACAGGGAAATAACCTCAGTCTGTCTCCTTTTTTAAAAAGAAGAACCTCAGCAGCTTTTGAGTTGGTTTAGTGGTTTTCAGAAGGTTGATTTTACAtgttatatttatttaattttttagtTTCGAGGAATGCGTGTAATATAAATAATTTGTTTGAAATAAGTCTgtcgttccaccaattcggtgccttttgagaTGTGTATTATTTGTTGATTTCTCCTACTTTAGTCATAAAGATCACATGTTCAACTTTCCCATCTcaaggttaaatttaaaaaatgactagcAAGTGCCAAATATAGTAACAAGGTTGACAAGTTCATCTTTAATCGGCCATCAATCCCCTAGTGGCAGAGGAAATgtaagcttgttgtgtgcaacagggaggggcaattgaatgcacacttcacaaaataatacaattatctAGCCTAGTTATCTGTGGTTAACAGGGTTATGCTCGGcccgctcagttttccaccagaAATGTTTTCAGAAGAACCAGCTCAACTGCTCTTACTCAATTATTTGGACGAgtagatgttcaatgtttattattatttaaaaaggAATATTATTTTaaaagtttcaccatattaaaacgagtTCAGTTCACATAACCGGGTTGCGCTTAAAATTAGGGAAAggtttatttttttcttaaattAATGATTAATCACATTTTAAATGAATACTAATCAGAAATgactgtcaaagcaacaaaatgaCTAGGTCTTTACAATGATGGAGAAATGTTAATCTTCTTGGAAGTCACAGAGGGACATATCAAATGCAGAATCTTGGCATgttagcaagtctttattcacataaaaaaaatatgtattgaattctccatgtggtctatattaaagggcacttcattaaATATAACGCTTTTAAAATTCGGTATTGGTGCACAATTTTGTACTTAAAATATCGAAAGGGCGCAAAGGGCACTTatttcgtggaacgacccaagtagtatttgatttgttttaattTTTATCCCTGGACAGAATGTGAGTGTGTGAATGTATGTACGCATGTCTAAATGTGTCCATGTAACCAATGACGAGTGTATCTTATGGTGAGCTAAAAAGCACATAATTCAGCAAATGAAAAACTGAATCAAAACATTGCCTTCTGTTTTAGGGAATCTGTTTTTACAGACAGTACTTTGTCGTTTTAGGATTAGTGGTACTACACTAGTTTGCGCTTTCATTctgaatgctgtgtgtgtgtgtctctgtctgactgCAGAAAGTTTGTACTGTGTGTCTTATCTAATGTACTTATCCTTGAAGGATGTTTTTGTACATGTTAAGTCtaacagatgcttttatccaaagcaatgtACTGTGCTGAAAATACAATACCACACACTGGTCCTCGGTTGTTTTTCTGTATCCAGATGTCCTTACCTCCATTTTGGGAGTTGTACTCACTGCCTGCCCCTATGCAACATATACCTGACACGTACAACACATTACTAAAGGTGTGATGTGATGATTCAGTGGAGGCAGAAACCAATTTCATTCCATTAACAAACCACCATGTCTTAATTCATGCAACTCCCCCATTCTGGCGTTGGGACTGCAATACTGTTATTGGACAGCAGGGGGAGACACTTCATCTCTGTAGATCATTACCTATACTGTAATGGTTTTTGCACAGACTTCCACTATATTGAACTGGGTGTGTGCACATGTATATCACTTCACTTCTGTCCCAATGACTGTGTTGGTTAAAAAAAGTGGTTCAATCCTTTCCCAGTCGTTGGTATGTCTCACTAATGTCTTTGTGGATACTTTTCCATCACAGATAGACAAATGTCCCAGTGTAGTTGTATTGTAGGAGAGCTAAACAAAGGACAAGGTTCTATTAGGCTAGTTTAGCTGTCCATTGAACATTGGGAACTATACATCTTTCAGGGGTGTTTCCTCAACTGTGTTTTAATGCTGTGATACCACTGTAGTGAAGTGCGAGGGAAGGAAGAGCTGTTTTGTAATGGGGGTGAGAATGTGAAAAATGGTGCCACTTCTGAGATGTACTTTGGGTTTTTGTTTAACGTGCCTTTTTGATGAACAATCATTTGGTTCCATAAAGCATGTTAAGGCGGTAACTTTCTCTCTTTAGGTCCAGGCTGGTAACATTGAATGGTATCTTGCCACGTGCACTATAGCTCTTTACTATGACGGTACAAAGCAGCATACAGGACCTGGTACTCTTTGTGTCCCTAAACTCCTTAGATTAAAGAAAATTGCACATTTTTCATTGAACTCCCTAATGACTCTGGACTTGGGCTTTTTGAAGGATAATTGTTTGTGTGAACGCATGTGTGTTCTCTgttactgtgtgggtgtgtgtgagtatggTCCTGTTGTGTGAGCAAGCatgcatccctccctccctcttctcttttaTATCTATGCAGTGACCAAGTACATTGAAGTCCATATAAGTTGGAAAAACCTAAAATGGCTATACTACCTATGTGTGTATtacaggtgtgtgtgggtgtaaccTGAATTTTCAGTCCAATACGATCCCTTTCAGCCTTATAGCACTTGGCAAAAGGCAGTTCATCTTATTTTGTAATATTTTCCGAGGTGTGAATTAAAAACCTGATGGTTACATCACAGATGAAACAATTTGTCCTTGTTTTTTTCCTAAACTGCAGATTTTGTCATTGAATAGAATACTAAAATAAGAATTGTATAAACATACAATATACATTTTTGAAGATTAAAACATTTAAAGTTGCAGTTTCATCAGTGATTTTAAATGAAATGTATtcttcatccatatatttacttTACCATTATGCAGCCTTTAGATTTCACCTTCTACCTATTGTTTGACTGAAGCTAAACTGGTTCTGCATTCTAGCTGTAACCCAGAGATCAGAATAGCAGAAAACTAAGGTAACATTGTCCTTCAGCTACATAGATGGCCTTCAAACAGTTATTCTTTATACCAGGAGACTattctcctgacccctcctgtctcagcctccagtatttatgctgcagtagtttgtgtcggggggctagggtcagtttgttatctggagtacttctcctgtcctatccggtgtcctgtatgaatttaagtatgctctctaattatttatttctctctctcggaggacctgagccctaggaccatgcctcaggattacctgacatgatgactccttgctgtccccagtccacctagcagtgctgctgctccagtttcaactgttctgcctgtgattattattatttgaccatgctggtcatttatgaatatttgaacatcttggccatgttctgttataatctccacccggcacagccagaagaggactggccaccccacatagcctggttcctctctaggttttggcctttctagggagtttttcctagccaccgtgcttctacacctgcattgcttgctgtttggggttttaggctgggtttctgtataacactttgagatatcagctgatgtacgaagggctatatatatcaatttgatttgatttgaggagaCACCATTTTGTTGTCTTTGGTCCCTTGTCCTGATATTTCTTCATATGAAATGTGAACAGTGGGGCTATCTTCAATGTacagggtgtgtttgtgtagtaGTTTGTCTCTTGCTTATACCTGCGATGCCACCTAAAGTTGGTTGTACATCCTGACCAAAAGGCACTCCTACTTTTGATAACAGGGTTTATGTGATGTATTCTAAAGGTGTGCAGGTAAAGCCATGTCCATACACGAAACAGCGCAGTGAGTTCTCCATGTTTTTGCTTTTGGCACACCCAGACAGCAAATACTGGTAAAACCAGAAAATAATACCTGATATTGCAAAATGTTTATATTTTGTCATCCTTTTATgacttatatatatattttttacagtatATGACATAAGTACAATTTCCAAAGGAAGGGTTAGACCATTTAGGATTGTTTGAGTACAACAGTTATGCAGTGCCtagcaaagtattcagaccccttggatttctgtgtgattaaaatggatttagttGTCTTTATTGTaaaaatctacacaaaatactcttaaagtggaagaaaaattcgatatattttttaaagatcaATACAAAATTCATAACTAAGTATAGTATAAGTATTCAGAATCTTTGTTTAGGAAATCCTAAATGATTTCGGGAGTACaatttggcttaacaaatcacataagttatatggactcattctgtgtgaaataatagggctTGATatgatttcttttttttaacctttatttaactaggcaagtcagttaataagaacaaattcttattttcaatgacagactaggaacagtgggctaactgccttgttcatgggcagaatgacagatttttaccttgtcagctcggggatgtgatcttgcaatctttcggttactagtccaacgctctaggcTGCCACCCCAGGTAGAATGATTCCTCTGACttaagaaaatattcacaccccggactttttccacattttgatgtgaaattaaaatggattaaattgaaatGTTGTATCACaggcctaaacacaataccccataatgtaaaagatgaattatgtttttagaaatgtttacaaatgaataaaaaataaaaagctgaaatgtcttgagtcaataaatattcacccctttgttatggcaagcttaaataagttcaggagtacaaatttgctaaacaagtcacataagttgcatggactctgtgtgcaataatagtgtttaacatgtacCCCATACATACaagtatctgtaaggtccctcagtcaagcagtgcattTCCAACACAGAgtcaatcacaaagaccagggaggttttccaatgcctcgcaaaggagGGCACCgatttggtagatgggtaaaaagacAAAAAGGTtcttacactttggatgatgtatcaatacactcagtcactacaaagatagaggcgtccttcttaactcagttgccggagaggaaggaaactgctcagggatttcaccacgaggccaatggtgactttaaaacagagtttttaatggctgtgacaaggagaaaactgaggatggatcaacatagTTACctcacaatactaatctaaattAAAGTGTGAAaaggaagcctatacagaataaaaatattccaaaacatgcatcctgtttgcgatAAGGATCTCCTGAACACAAAGTTATGTTTTGGGAAAATCCTAAGTACCACTTCAGATGTTCAAGTATGGTGGTGGGTTAatcatgttatgggcatgcttgtcattggcaagggatttttatttttagaaacagaatatagctaagcacaggcaaaatcagaGGAAAACCTGAATCAGTCACACTGGAGCTGCTTAtcaagacattgaatgttcctgagtggcctagttacagttttgacttaaatcagcttgaaagtCTAGGGTAAGACTTGAAAAGGACTGTTTAGCAATGATAAACTTGACAGAGCTAGAATAATTTTTAAAGAATGTGTAAGTATTGTACAATGAAGGTTTGTATAAAGCTCTTCGACTTACCCAataagacttacagctgtaattgatgCCAAAGTTGTTTAACATGTATTTAATCAGGGAGCGGTTATTTACATTTTGTtcataaaaaatatgaataatttctccttccactttgacattacagaatatgttgtgtagattgttgacaaaaaatgacagTACATTTTAATCCCATTTTATAGCACAATAAAAGTGAAGAAAgccaagggggctgaatacttccgcaaggcactgtagcacaGAGATTCTTTAAAGACTGAACACTCAacttttcaaatacattttactACTTTAGAGGATCAACCATTTTTGTAAATTTTTTGAAAATGCAATAAACTGGATTCATGTCAACTCAGTCAGACACCCTAAAAGGAATGTTATTTTTAAATTTATTGTCCAACTGTTTAAAGGCCTTGTTTTATTCTAACATGAGATTATTCATTTATTGTCCAACTGTTTAAAGGCCTTGTTTTATTCTAACATGAGATTATTCAAATATGTAATACAAATCTCCCAACTTTTCTATTGCACTATATAGATTCAGAACATAAAGTTTAAAATTATCACTtcgtgtcacaccctggtcttagtattttctttattattttagttaggccagggtgtgacatgggtgttttgtcttggggtttttgtaggtattgggattgtggggttatctagaatagtctatggctgtctggagtggttctcagaggcaggtgtttatcgttgtctgattgggaaccatatttaggcagccatattctttgagtgtttcgtgggtgattgttcctgtctgtgtttgcaccagagaggctgtttagttttttttatttttcacgtttgtttttgtatactgatcgtgttttcatctttattaaaagaTTTAtacaaataaccacgctgcattttggtcctcctctccttcaccgcaagaaaaccgtaacacttAGGTATATCTCAGCAAATACTTCAACAGTTTAAGCATATATTTATTCCCGAATATtgacaaaaacatttatttttaaggGGGTTACCCATCAGTGACAGAGTTGAAATGTCGCTAATGGAGTACAGATACTTAAGACATTTTTTAAGATCAATACAAACACTAAATAATACATTAGAAATTccccaataaaaaataaataaaaaatctgttCCATCAGATCTTTCAGCACTCTGGCAAAGTTGatctgatgcgtgggaccggtacaggtggcaccgggctgatgacacgcacctcagggcaagtGTGGAGGAggcggcacaggacgtactggactgtggaggcgcactggaggtctggtgcCGGCAACGGGCTGGTGACACGCGCCTcagggcaagtgcggggagcaggcacaagacatactggactgtggaggtgcacttgagatctggagcgtagagctggcacaatgcgtcctgagcctgggctgggctgtgcagacgcaccggagacagtacgcagagccggcgcaggatatcctggtccaaggtggtgtactggagaccaggagtgctgagccggcaccatccgtcctggctggatgccccctctagcccggcaaatgcgaggagctggaatagaacgcaccgggctatgaatgcgaaatggagacaccgtgcgcatcactGCGTACCACGGTGTCTGACCAGTCACACGccccccacggtaagcacgaggagttggctcaagtcttcaacctgactcagccaatctccctGTGTGCTGCCTCATGCTTGTCTCGTTGGTACAACTCCTCGTAATAtcgccgttccgctttcgctgcctctatctcctccttcggacggcgatactccccctcctgcgtccagggtcctgcttCATCCAGAATCTCCTCtcaggtccattcctcctgaacacgctgcttggtcctttgttggtgtgatcttctgtcacgttcgtcgtatgaaggagaccaaggcgcagcgtggtatgcgtacattcttattttaaaaaaatgaacactgaacaaaataacaacacgaagctatacaaacgagtgctgacaggcaactacacatagacaagatcccacaccagaaagtgggaaacagggctgcctaaatatgatccccaatcagagacaacgataaacagctgtctctgattgagaaccatatcaggccaacatagaaatacaaaaacctctagacctacaacaaccctagacatacaaaaccctagacatacaacactacatacaacatcatgtagtaaccaaaaaagtgttgtttttttatacatgattccatatgtgttatttcatagttttgatgtcttcactattattctacaatgtagaaaatagtacaaataaagaaacagcctggaattagtaggtgtgtccaaactttcgactggtactgtacaatTAATGACAAGAACTATATATATATCCCATTTCCAAAGCAGTTAGGACATTGAAATTCTCAGGCCAATCCACATTTGTTCATCTAGCATTTACAGTACAATAAaccattaaatatatatatatatatatatatatatatatatatatatatatgtgtgtgtgtgtgtgtgtatatatatatatatatatatatatatatacacacacacacacacacacatatacacacacacacacacatatacacatatacacacacacacacacacacatatacacacatttgAATCCCTACACAGTGTTCATTCTCTATATATCAGAAAACTTTTCTGTTATCATTCCCACAGTCATTTGTTATTTAAGAAATGAGGTAGTTGCTGAAGTGAGGGTTGGTGTTGCTTCAGCAGAAAGTATAAAACATGGTTAGAGACATCACCTCCAGACTTCTCACAGCATCAGGTAGTACACCATGGCCAGGATCAACAGCCAGAACTGAATCAAATAAAGACAAGGGAACGTTAGACTTACAGCAACAAAGTGCAAGTGTTGTTGGACTTTATGTTCTGATAATGTCTCTACTGTATGTTGTGGAGTATACAAAAGTGTCCGATAAATTGTTTTCGGGTAATAAATCTTGCAACTGAATACATAACTATTTACCAACCTAAGTAGAGCAACTGAAAACTCACCATAAACATTAGCACAGCGAAACCATACCAGCTGATAGCCCATGTATATCGACTGAACACAGACTCAATGTGGTTGAAGCAGCCCTGGGTAGAAAGATAGAGGGTATAAACAGGATAGCCTGTGCCAAGGTGGTTCAAGGACAAGCAACAATGTGCTTACTTCAAGTGGGAGGTATAAATGACCCCTAACCACTGATACTGTACAGGGTCAGATATTTTCCATACTGTTATTAGTTACAGTACAGTTATAATTCATGGCAGGTACTGTATAAtcagatcctagatctgtggttatgAGCTACTTAAATCTTGAGCCTTCAAGTGAGAATCAGAGAACCAGAGAATCTCTTAGGTTTTAGGCAATGGGGATGTGTTTTCTCACCTTAGTGAACATGGTGGTGTTCTGGCCATTCTTGCAGGCCTCCACATTCACCACCTCGTAGTTGTTCTTCCTCTTGCAGCAGTGGGTGGGCCAGGGGTAGTCTGTACCAAACTTCTCCCTGAAGGTGGAGTTGTACTCTATCCAGTCCACTGGGCCATCCGTTCCACAACACTCCACCtgaaataggagaggagaggatgtcgTAGAAACAATACATGGGTGAGGAATATTCTTCAATCAAACAGGAATAGTTTAGTTAGTCAGTGGACAAACTGATGTTGTGACAGACTGAACTCACTTCACTCAAACTGAGCCAGCTACTGTATAAGTATTTGTAGAACGTGCAGCTCTACATTCTTTATCCTAGCTACATCAACATAGCCTGCAGAggttgtttctgtctctgtgcagCAAACTGATCCCATCCCTTGTCTTTCACACACTATGGGGCTGTCCAAACCGGTTCACCCAGCAGAGACACATCGGGACTCTGGCAtcgatgatggagagagagggacatgctATGTCATGTCAGAGCTGACAACTCATCTGCTACTcccaagggtgtgtgtgtgtgcgtgcgtgcgtgcgtgtgtgtgtgtgttagtggaaTGTGATACCTTTCCCTAACAGATACTCCACACAATAACATAGGCTTAGTCGGTCTTCGTGCTAGTCGTCTGTTTGGAATGTGTGGTGTGGCTCTGATTAGTCAGATGATCCTATGACAGATTCCTTTGATTTGGTGACCAGTCACCTCTTTCATCACTTTGTTCCATGTCAGTGTGATCCGACTGCCAGAGTCACTGTCGGCTGCATAGTACTTCAGCATCTGCTTCTTCACCAGATTACTGTTTCCAACCAGCTACAAACAGCACataggagaggatgagagaaaacAGGAGAATACGTTTCAAAGTGGAGTTTCTAGAATGGTGCTGTTCAAGCAATGTGAAGATCTGAAGGTACCCCAAGGTGCCCATTTCCCATGTACTCACATAGTCTCTGTGGGTGACTGCAGTGATACACGAGGCACACTCAAATATGTAGATGATCAACATCAGGATCAGATACTGTCAAAATTCCAAAATAAATATTATCCTTTACTTGAAAAGAACAACAGGGAAAGAGATATAGACATACCATATATTCCACTTGAATTATATATTTTGAATCAGTGTTCAGATGAACAAATGAAGAACTTCGGTGACCAAAGAGATTGTGATGAATTTAGTATCAAAGTCTTACTGTTAGCATTAAGGCACGGCTCTTCTTCGCAGCAGCCAAGATACCAAAGACACACATGCAGAAGAAGGCAAAGCCTGTGAAAATGGCAATCCAGGCCCCGGCAAAGATGTCATCTTTCCCCGACACACCAGATATAGGGTAGAGCTTGAATTGATCTACTGCAACCCAGATGGCCAGAGCGCAAAGGGCAAGACCTGCTGCCTATAATAAGGTAATAACATGTATATTAAAAGTTGTTATAACAAATTGTAAACATTATTATAACAGGATCCTACATTACAATTGAAAGTGTCAATAACCCGTACAGTGTAGTGCTGAAAAGGACCAGAAATCTAATGTACTGTAGTAAACTTCTGGATTAGGACAACACCATAGATCTACACACCATTTGTCTACTATATGATTACATATGATTAAACAAATACTTTCAAAATACAGCTACTATAGGAATCAAATCAAGTGCAACTCTTACAGCTCCAAATATATTCCCCAGGATGAGAATGACCATAAGACAGGTGAATCCCTTTCCATCAGCCATAGTAGCGGTCCTTCTGTCAGCTCCTTCTAAACCCACTGCTCCTgagcagagaagaagaagacagtGAAGAAATAACAGACCCAAGTACAAGTGTTCCTAACAGATCCAAGAGAATGTAGGGTCTGGCTGGATGTAATGAATTGTAGACATGGGAATGTGTCCAGGGAGTGGCTTGATCTTATTCACACTAGCAGCAACAGAAGTGGTCCAACCAGTCTGGGGCAGCAAGAGATTGCATTGTGGTCCTTTTGAATGGAAACACTGAGATATTGACTACAAAATATGACATGATCAACTTAGACTACATCTGGCCCAGACAGAAAGTGAGCAGTTCTGCCTGAAGCCATCAATCTTCAGTCTACCCCTAGGCTGTATGATGTTACACCTAT
The genomic region above belongs to Oncorhynchus mykiss isolate Arlee chromosome 3, USDA_OmykA_1.1, whole genome shotgun sequence and contains:
- the upk1a gene encoding uroplakin-1a, which encodes MADGKGFTCLMVILILGNIFGAAAGLALCALAIWVAVDQFKLYPISGVSGKDDIFAGAWIAIFTGFAFFCMCVFGILAAAKKSRALMLTYLILMLIIYIFECASCITAVTHRDYLVGNSNLVKKQMLKYYAADSDSGSRITLTWNKVMKEVECCGTDGPVDWIEYNSTFREKFGTDYPWPTHCCKRKNNYEVVNVEACKNGQNTTMFTKGCFNHIESVFSRYTWAISWYGFAVLMFMFWLLILAMVYYLML